One genomic segment of Arachis duranensis cultivar V14167 chromosome 4, aradu.V14167.gnm2.J7QH, whole genome shotgun sequence includes these proteins:
- the LOC107484022 gene encoding uncharacterized protein LOC107484022 yields the protein MDEVRIATKVASNSIRDLLSMHATCKAFLEAGTSDAVYQHAMMWQIRLVSFLFCLDRPQRRFLDRCVELGNADAILRQGLTEYFWIGRRGIGMELLARATMDGNVESGYLFAMFYCVNAKKKKKWKGVLKW from the exons ATGGATGAG GTGAGGATTGCGACGAAGGTTGCATCAAATTCGATCCGAGACCTACTCAGCATGCATGCTACTTGCAAGGCATTCCTTGAAGCAGGTACATCCGACGCTGTGTACCAGCATGCGATGATGTGGCAGATACGGCTagtctcatttttattttgccTTGACCGGCCTCAAAGGAGGTTCCTGGATCGCTGCGTTGAATTGGGAAATGCCGATGCTATACTCCGGCAGGGGTTAACGGAGTATTTCTGGATTGGACGCCGTGGTATTGGAATGGAACTGCTTGCCAGGGCCACGATGGATGGAAACGTCGAATCAGGTTACCTGTTTGCCATGTTCTACTGTGTgaacgcgaagaagaagaagaagtggaaaGGGGTGTTGAAATGGTAG
- the LOC107484023 gene encoding uncharacterized protein LOC107484023 produces MASLNSLSTLPSYSRMASSYPEKKMSEEPATDHAITIDDLVDLSIEVLIDIIRGVEKSADYDLVEAALVKREEVLKAALVTTDAELRQAKVEMMAAKFIFEAKKDELEEEVQERRRLKRDLKIEQRKNDVLRRQLDVTEKELKAEIAKRREREKSESFSWHDLERRLDVVEERQEFLLRRSRHPSSQNEDRDGVT; encoded by the coding sequence ATGGCTTCTCTCAACTCTCTGTCTACCCTTCCCTCTTACAGCCGTATGGCGTCCTCTTATCCCGAGAAGAAAATGTCGGAGGAACCCGCCACCGACCACGCCATTACTATCGATGACCTCGTGGATCTCTCGATCGAAGTATTAATCGACATCATCCGCGGAGTTGAAAAGTCCGCAGATTATGACCTTGTTGAGGCCGCACTGGTCAAGAGGGAGGAGGTGTTGAAGGCTGCGCTTGTAACGACCGACGCAGAACTGAGGCAGGCGAAGGTGGAGATGATGGCCGCCAAGTTCATTTTCGAGGCAAAGAAGGATGAGCTGGAGGAAGAGGTGCAGGAGAGGCGACGGCTGAAAAGGGATTTGAAAATAGAGCAGAGAAAAAATGATGTGCTCCGTCGCCAGTTGGATGtcacagaaaaggaattaaaggCAGAAATCGCCAAGCGCCGTGAACGGGAAAAGTCAGAGTCTTTTTCGTGGCATGACCTGGAACGCAGGCTCGACGTTGTGGAGGAAAGGCAAGAGTTTTTGCTCCGTCGCAGTCGTCACCCGTCCAGCCAGAATGAAGACAGGGACGGAGTAACTTGA